Proteins encoded by one window of Flavobacteriales bacterium:
- a CDS encoding NUDIX domain-containing protein, whose product MVDRPISVSARTLHPGDTRRGGALSDDLPDSAKRELREEAGLTARKWTLIQEMDLSNSATDERALLYLAQDLTEHEPDPCGDRRDHGGAARSDQRSADHHHHL is encoded by the coding sequence TTGGTTGATCGGCCAATATCGGTATCCGCTCGAACGCTACACCCGGGAGATACCCGAAGGGGGGGAGCGCTCAGCGATGACCTACCGGATAGTGCAAAGCGAGAGTTGAGGGAAGAAGCCGGATTAACAGCTCGAAAATGGACCCTCATACAGGAGATGGATTTAAGCAATAGCGCCACGGACGAACGGGCGCTTTTGTATTTAGCTCAAGACCTTACCGAACACGAACCCGATCCGTGCGGCGATCGACGGGATCATGGAGGTGCTGCCCGCAGTGACCAGCGCTCTGCTGACCACCACCATCACCTTTAG
- a CDS encoding efflux RND transporter permease subunit, with translation MEVLPAVTSALLTTTITFSSFFFLDGRSGDFFSEMAIVVVGTVTISLIEVIIILPSHIAHSKALNSLGKKKSFMERLGDSIINYLRDNLYQPTLRFAIRNKLLTMAIMVGLFMITMGAFSGGFIRATYFPNIERENIEVQLKMPSGTSERITMDRLNYIETKVWEVSEDMRLRRDDSLHVVKSIVRTLGPTIDQGSLNIILISSEVREMSSFEITNVFREAVGPINTSENLSFGTASPFGKPISVSLLGNNLTELQLAKEEFKAELSGLTDIRDIIDNDQQGFKEVNLKLKNKAHLLGLDLREVTRQVRQGFYGQEVQRLQRGLDEVKVWVRYNEDYRRSLQQLEDMRVRTTTGASYPLSEIADYHIELGTIEINHLNAQCEIQVEADLASSDVSATDINANIRDSILPPILGKYPSVRTSFEGQNREAIKTQTSAKQVMPVIMILILAIVTVTFRSLGQAVVIFALIPFSFIGVS, from the coding sequence ATGGAGGTGCTGCCCGCAGTGACCAGCGCTCTGCTGACCACCACCATCACCTTTAGCTCGTTCTTCTTCCTCGATGGTAGATCCGGCGATTTCTTCTCCGAAATGGCCATCGTGGTGGTCGGGACCGTAACGATTTCCCTGATCGAGGTGATCATAATTCTACCATCCCACATCGCCCACAGTAAAGCACTTAATTCGCTCGGAAAAAAGAAATCGTTCATGGAGCGCCTGGGCGATTCGATCATCAATTACCTACGCGACAACCTGTACCAACCCACACTCCGTTTTGCGATCCGCAACAAGCTGCTCACCATGGCTATCATGGTGGGGTTGTTCATGATAACGATGGGAGCGTTCTCGGGCGGATTCATACGCGCGACGTACTTTCCCAACATCGAGCGCGAGAACATCGAAGTCCAGTTAAAAATGCCTTCGGGCACCTCGGAGCGCATCACTATGGACCGGCTCAATTACATCGAGACCAAGGTCTGGGAGGTTAGCGAAGATATGCGCCTACGGCGCGATGATTCCCTTCACGTCGTTAAATCGATCGTCCGGACACTGGGTCCAACCATCGACCAAGGGTCACTCAACATCATCCTCATTAGCTCTGAGGTGCGCGAGATGTCGAGCTTCGAGATCACCAATGTGTTCAGAGAGGCTGTTGGCCCGATCAATACTTCCGAAAACCTGAGCTTTGGAACGGCATCTCCATTCGGAAAACCCATTTCAGTTTCACTTCTTGGGAACAACCTCACCGAATTACAGCTGGCAAAAGAAGAGTTCAAAGCTGAGCTTTCGGGCCTAACCGATATCCGCGATATCATCGATAACGATCAGCAGGGCTTTAAAGAGGTCAACCTCAAGCTCAAGAACAAAGCACATTTGCTAGGGCTCGACCTGCGCGAGGTTACCCGTCAAGTGCGACAAGGATTTTACGGACAAGAAGTACAAAGGCTCCAACGCGGTCTCGATGAGGTGAAGGTTTGGGTACGATACAATGAAGACTATCGCCGATCGCTACAACAACTCGAAGATATGCGCGTCAGAACCACAACCGGTGCGTCGTATCCGCTGAGCGAGATCGCAGACTACCACATTGAACTCGGAACCATCGAGATTAATCACTTGAACGCTCAGTGCGAAATTCAGGTCGAAGCCGACCTGGCCTCGAGCGATGTGTCGGCCACCGATATAAACGCCAACATCCGAGACAGCATCTTACCACCGATCCTCGGCAAGTATCCGTCCGTTAGGACGAGCTTCGAAGGACAAAACCGCGAAGCGATCAAGACCCAAACTTCGGCGAAGCAAGTGATGCCGGTGATCATGATCCTGATTCTGGCGATCGTGACCGTTACCTTCCGCAGCCTTGGGCAAGCCGTGGTCATTTTCGCCTTGATCCCCTTTAGTTTTATCGGAGTAAGCTGA
- a CDS encoding efflux RND transporter permease subunit, which yields MPLSIFGYLGIIALIGIIVNDSLVLVSKMNTFLKEGMEFKEAVYQAGVVRFRAIFLTSLTTIAGLAPLMLEKSFQAQFLIPMAVSVSYGITIATVITLIILPVMLMVKNELKRRFHWARH from the coding sequence ATGCCGCTGTCGATCTTCGGCTATTTGGGTATCATCGCGTTGATCGGTATTATAGTGAACGACTCACTGGTATTGGTGAGTAAAATGAACACCTTCCTCAAAGAGGGAATGGAGTTCAAGGAAGCGGTATATCAGGCCGGAGTAGTGCGATTTAGAGCCATCTTTTTGACCTCCCTAACCACCATTGCCGGACTAGCGCCTTTGATGCTCGAAAAGAGTTTTCAGGCCCAGTTTCTAATCCCTATGGCTGTTTCGGTGTCTTACGGAATTACCATTGCCACGGTGATCACGCTGATCATACTGCCGGTGATGCTGATGGTAAAGAACGAACTCAAACGCCGCTTCCACTGGGCCCGGCATTGA
- a CDS encoding TolC family protein yields MKRSWIILFALLSWGVDAQDQLGLDQVVQICLEQNYDVVVARNTAEAAENSAVPGNAGLTPTIALNGSGSYSNNNTDLTFAGDIPPVSRNGAESQNLGANVGLNYILFDGLGTIYSYKQLKNSAIIADLEARYTIENILLRSGVSYYNVARLKQQYDIAMSNLDISRERLRRQEVGYDFGSSTKLNVLNAEVDYNADSVTVLQARQSWLNERRTLNQLLGFEIDTEYEVDTNVVYAPELEFDNLLNSAMQNNAFLMAAEYREQRVDFDIKRAQGQRYPRLDLNAQYGYTNSQNDAGILLQQENQGFTAGLTLRWILFDGDRISAQVKNAKLAYENSQELREKTNTGVERDVKNAWGNYQNDLTVLEIERINVATNEINFERSQEQFARGKITSTQFREAQRNLALARINLNNARYALKLSELELIRLSGRLLQ; encoded by the coding sequence ATGAAGCGTAGTTGGATCATATTATTCGCACTATTGAGCTGGGGCGTTGATGCGCAGGACCAACTGGGGCTTGACCAAGTAGTGCAGATCTGCCTCGAGCAAAACTACGATGTGGTAGTAGCTCGGAATACCGCGGAGGCAGCAGAGAATAGTGCCGTTCCCGGGAATGCCGGACTAACACCCACCATTGCCCTGAACGGGAGCGGATCGTACAGCAACAACAACACAGACCTCACTTTTGCAGGCGACATTCCGCCCGTATCGCGCAACGGAGCCGAATCGCAAAATCTGGGTGCTAACGTTGGACTCAACTATATTCTGTTCGATGGTCTCGGAACGATATACTCGTACAAGCAACTCAAGAACTCGGCGATCATTGCCGACCTCGAGGCCCGCTATACCATCGAGAATATCTTATTGCGATCGGGCGTTAGCTATTACAATGTGGCCCGATTAAAGCAGCAGTACGATATAGCCATGAGTAACCTCGATATTAGTCGCGAAAGACTGCGGAGGCAAGAAGTGGGCTATGACTTCGGATCTTCGACCAAACTCAATGTGCTCAATGCCGAAGTCGATTACAACGCTGACTCCGTAACGGTTCTGCAAGCCCGCCAGTCGTGGTTGAACGAACGCCGAACGCTCAATCAGCTGCTCGGGTTCGAGATCGATACGGAATACGAAGTGGATACCAATGTAGTCTACGCACCGGAATTAGAGTTCGATAATCTGCTCAATAGCGCTATGCAAAATAACGCCTTTTTGATGGCTGCAGAGTACCGAGAGCAAAGGGTCGATTTTGATATCAAACGAGCACAAGGGCAGCGATATCCTCGGCTCGATCTCAATGCTCAGTATGGCTATACCAATAGCCAGAACGACGCAGGGATTCTTTTGCAGCAGGAGAATCAAGGGTTTACGGCAGGACTCACCCTTCGGTGGATTCTGTTCGACGGCGACCGAATTTCAGCGCAGGTGAAGAACGCTAAACTCGCCTATGAGAACTCTCAAGAATTGCGCGAAAAAACGAACACCGGTGTCGAGCGGGATGTCAAAAACGCCTGGGGAAATTACCAGAACGATTTGACCGTACTGGAGATCGAGCGCATAAACGTCGCCACCAACGAAATCAATTTCGAACGAAGTCAAGAGCAATTCGCCCGCGGAAAAATTACGAGCACTCAGTTTCGTGAGGCCCAACGGAATTTAGCCTTGGCGCGAATAAACCTCAATAATGCCCGATACGCACTCAAGCTCAGCGAGCTCGAGTTGATTCGCCTTTCGGGCCGTTTACTTCAATAA
- a CDS encoding M1 family metallopeptidase, with protein MSLKRSAATLLFLLFNGSLIAQAGYWQQRAEYEMEIDMNVETHRFDGTQKLTYYNNSPETLDKVFYHLYFNAFQPGSMMDVRSRTIDDPDSRIRDRIYHLEPDQTGYQLIKSLKQNGKTVSYQVSGSILEVTLNEPISPGKKAVFEMKFEAQVPVQIRRNGRNNKEGIDYSMAQWYPKMCEFDIEGWHANPYIGREFHGVWGEFDVTINIDSAYTIAATGYLLGEARPAGRFRSWRFKAPRVHDFVWAADPDYRQITVKGPNDVDLHFFFQPTDSATIANWEALPEKAIQCMEIMNRDFGVYPYKQFSTIQGGDGGMEYPMATLISGEISFAALVSVTVHEMLHNWYQGVLATNEALYPWMDEGFTSYAQNRILKEIWEQGQDNPHLEDYARYIRSKELGYVEPLGTHADHYTRNASYSVAAYTQGALVCTQLEYIMGEEAFLKGMRTYFGEWGFKHPTPRDFKRVMERTSGLELDWFFEYWTRLNRDLDYAVTAIESPGDTATVYVKNMGAMPMPLDIEIEFNDGSVEHHYVPIKMMWGQRELAEGEITHPAWPWTFPNYAFRVPLNGKVIKQVQIDPRHFTVDMDRTNNIFPRETELPEEEILFKR; from the coding sequence ATGTCTTTAAAAAGATCCGCAGCCACCCTGCTTTTTCTTCTATTCAACGGTTCACTCATTGCACAGGCAGGCTATTGGCAACAGCGAGCCGAATACGAGATGGAGATCGACATGAACGTCGAAACGCATCGCTTCGATGGAACCCAAAAGCTCACCTACTACAACAACTCACCCGAAACACTCGACAAGGTCTTTTACCACCTTTACTTCAACGCCTTTCAACCGGGAAGCATGATGGACGTGCGCTCGCGCACCATCGACGATCCCGACAGCCGTATTCGCGACCGGATCTATCACTTGGAGCCCGACCAAACGGGCTACCAACTGATCAAAAGCCTTAAACAAAACGGGAAAACCGTCTCCTATCAAGTGTCCGGATCCATACTCGAAGTAACGCTCAACGAGCCTATTAGCCCAGGAAAAAAGGCCGTTTTTGAAATGAAGTTCGAAGCGCAAGTACCGGTGCAGATTCGCCGTAACGGACGCAACAATAAAGAGGGAATCGACTACTCCATGGCCCAGTGGTACCCCAAAATGTGCGAGTTCGATATCGAAGGCTGGCATGCGAACCCCTATATCGGTCGCGAATTTCACGGCGTATGGGGCGAGTTCGACGTTACTATCAACATCGACTCCGCCTATACAATTGCTGCTACCGGTTACTTGCTAGGAGAAGCGCGCCCTGCGGGCCGATTCAGATCATGGCGGTTCAAAGCCCCTCGCGTACACGATTTCGTCTGGGCGGCAGACCCAGACTACCGACAAATCACCGTTAAAGGTCCCAACGACGTGGACCTACATTTCTTTTTCCAACCGACCGACTCGGCCACCATCGCCAACTGGGAAGCCCTGCCCGAAAAAGCGATTCAGTGTATGGAGATCATGAACAGGGATTTCGGAGTGTACCCCTATAAGCAGTTCAGCACTATTCAAGGAGGAGATGGCGGAATGGAATACCCCATGGCGACGCTCATCTCGGGAGAAATTTCCTTTGCCGCACTCGTATCGGTTACAGTGCACGAAATGCTGCACAATTGGTATCAAGGGGTGTTGGCCACGAACGAAGCGCTTTATCCGTGGATGGACGAAGGGTTTACCTCCTACGCTCAAAACCGCATCCTGAAAGAGATATGGGAACAGGGTCAAGACAACCCTCACCTCGAAGATTATGCGCGCTACATTCGATCCAAGGAATTGGGTTATGTAGAGCCTCTTGGAACGCACGCCGACCACTATACGCGAAATGCCAGCTACAGTGTTGCGGCCTATACTCAAGGAGCATTGGTTTGCACCCAGCTGGAGTATATCATGGGTGAGGAGGCGTTCTTGAAAGGAATGCGTACTTATTTTGGAGAATGGGGATTCAAGCACCCCACACCGAGAGACTTTAAACGAGTAATGGAGCGGACTTCAGGACTCGAGCTCGATTGGTTCTTCGAGTACTGGACCCGGCTTAATCGCGATCTCGACTACGCCGTAACGGCCATCGAATCACCGGGTGATACAGCAACGGTCTACGTCAAAAACATGGGTGCCATGCCCATGCCTCTGGACATAGAGATCGAATTCAACGACGGATCCGTAGAGCATCACTATGTGCCGATTAAAATGATGTGGGGGCAGCGAGAACTAGCAGAGGGCGAGATCACTCATCCGGCTTGGCCGTGGACCTTCCCGAACTACGCCTTTCGCGTTCCGCTGAATGGGAAGGTCATAAAGCAAGTTCAGATTGACCCCAGACATTTCACGGTCGATATGGACCGAACGAATAACATTTTCCCACGCGAAACCGAACTGCCCGAAGAGGAGATACTCTTTAAGCGCTAA
- a CDS encoding DNA alkylation repair protein: MDLFRFMIVNKSWWDTVDFIASNSVGREMERIGNWRPIMEEWLTSGNIWLQRTTLIFQLKYRNRVDKDWLHYAISNLRVDNEFFIQKAIGWALRQHARVDPDWVLAEVEQQGLVGLARREVLKHLK, translated from the coding sequence GTGGACCTATTTCGGTTCATGATCGTAAACAAGAGCTGGTGGGACACGGTCGATTTCATCGCATCTAATTCCGTTGGCCGGGAAATGGAGCGCATAGGGAACTGGCGTCCGATCATGGAAGAATGGCTAACTTCAGGGAATATTTGGCTGCAAAGAACGACGCTAATTTTTCAGTTGAAATACAGGAATCGCGTCGATAAGGATTGGCTACATTACGCCATTTCGAACCTGCGGGTCGATAACGAGTTCTTTATACAAAAGGCTATCGGGTGGGCATTGCGGCAGCACGCCCGCGTTGATCCGGATTGGGTTTTGGCTGAAGTTGAACAGCAAGGCCTCGTGGGGTTGGCCCGTCGTGAGGTCCTGAAACACCTGAAGTGA
- a CDS encoding DNA alkylation repair protein produces the protein MNAPEYLHDLEQAFRKAEDPERAEQMTAYTRGQYEYYGIMAKPRTDMIRAHVRDHGLPADPVEVVELCWERPQREWQYVGMELSE, from the coding sequence ATGAATGCCCCGGAATATTTACACGATCTCGAACAGGCCTTTAGAAAGGCTGAAGACCCTGAGCGGGCCGAGCAAATGACCGCATATACGCGCGGTCAGTACGAGTACTACGGCATCATGGCCAAGCCGCGGACCGATATGATTCGGGCACATGTTCGGGACCATGGACTTCCGGCCGATCCGGTGGAGGTGGTCGAGCTCTGTTGGGAGCGACCTCAGCGCGAATGGCAGTATGTGGGCATGGAGCTGTCCGAGTGA
- a CDS encoding DUF2461 domain-containing protein, translated as MAHLPSDFLEFFRELAQNNHREWFDANRKRYESNVKKPFENLVADVIERARKYDDDLGLSAKDAIFRINRDIRFSKDKTPYKLNRTAIISPYGRKDKTSPGFYLYAGPDKVMMGGGAYEVPNSDLGNLRNALQHNYDLFNSLITEPKFKKSFGTIQGEEHKRLPKELGIAADNGKPLLYKKQLFFMGELPAATCLRDDFAEVIEEHFKTAMPVISFLREAT; from the coding sequence ATGGCGCATCTCCCGTCTGATTTTCTCGAATTTTTCCGCGAATTGGCCCAGAATAACCACAGGGAGTGGTTCGATGCCAACCGCAAACGATACGAAAGTAATGTAAAGAAACCGTTCGAAAACCTGGTTGCCGACGTTATCGAACGCGCTCGAAAATACGACGACGATCTCGGGCTTTCGGCCAAAGACGCGATTTTTCGGATTAATCGCGACATCCGTTTCAGCAAGGACAAAACGCCGTATAAACTGAATCGGACCGCAATCATTTCGCCCTACGGGCGGAAGGACAAAACCTCGCCGGGGTTTTATCTGTACGCGGGGCCGGATAAAGTGATGATGGGCGGTGGAGCCTACGAGGTGCCGAACTCCGATTTAGGGAATCTGCGCAATGCGCTTCAGCACAATTACGACCTTTTTAATTCACTCATTACCGAGCCGAAGTTCAAGAAGAGCTTTGGCACCATTCAAGGCGAGGAGCACAAGAGATTGCCGAAAGAACTCGGAATAGCGGCCGATAACGGAAAGCCTTTGTTGTATAAGAAACAACTCTTTTTCATGGGGGAGCTTCCGGCTGCGACCTGCTTGCGGGACGACTTTGCCGAGGTGATCGAAGAGCATTTCAAAACCGCCATGCCGGTCATTTCCTTCCTTCGCGAGGCGACGTAA